A window from Dioscorea cayenensis subsp. rotundata cultivar TDr96_F1 chromosome 10, TDr96_F1_v2_PseudoChromosome.rev07_lg8_w22 25.fasta, whole genome shotgun sequence encodes these proteins:
- the LOC120270264 gene encoding glycosyl hydrolase 5 family protein-like has protein sequence MTVRESLIFNGLNDVMKAISLLNPEIINLPLIQVFQTVIESLGKYNIMVILDNHRDEQCGGHELKGPKQNTQDWYKYMQQGAEQVSLTFKGKLVFEFHWYSFANRQGWESGNLNQVCSASSTDVYRKVGFLLDQYPLFMSEFGINQDGQSIGDNYYIGCLLAFTAERDIDWNPGFMATISSIVPPLREAWGFNGNGLAFANGSTNSCLEVLGNGQGVQVGNSTICGGPSSKWKTVSPTNMQFSSQQFNLCLDVNPDGKTLVTNPCLCLDGCSNCNPESQWFKLVNSTRQIIM, from the exons ATGACTGTTCGAGAGTCCCTTATATTCAATGGCTTGAATGATGTGATGAAAGCCATCTCTTTGCTCAATCCGGAGATTATCAATCTCCCACTCATTCAAGTGTTTCAG ACTGTGATTGAGAGCCTGGGGAAGTATAACATTATGGTGATATTGGATAACCAT AGGGATGAGCAATGTGGTGGGCATGAGCTCAAAGGACCAAAGCAAAATACTCAAGATTGGTACAA ATACATGCAACAAGGAGCTGAG CAAGTGAGTCTCACCTTCAAAGGAAAGCTTGTCTTTGAGTTCCATTGGTACAGCTTCGCCAACAGACAAGGATGGGAAAGTGGAAACCTAAACCAAGTTTGTTCTGCTTCATCAACTGATGTATATAGAAAAGTAGGGTTCCTCTTGGATCAATATCCATTGTTCATGAGTGAGTTTGGAATCAATCAAGATGGTCAAAGCATTGGAGATAACTATTATATCGGTTGCCTGCTTGCTTTCACCGCCGAGCGTGATATCGATTG GAATCCAGGCTTCATGGCAACTATTTCATCTATAGTTCCTCCCCTCAgag AAGCATGGGGCTTCAATGGAAATGGGCTGGCATTTGCTAATGGATCAACAAACTCTTGCTTGGAAGTTTTGGGAAATGGACAAGGAGTTCAGGTTGGGAATAGTACTATTTGTGGAGGGCCAAGCTCTAAGTGGAAAACTGTCTCTCCCACTAACATGCAGTTCTCATCTCAACAGTTTAACCTCTGTTTGGATGTAAACCCTGATGGGAAGACGCTTGTTACTAATCCATGCTTGTGTTTGGATGGCTGTTCAAATTGTAACCCTGAGAGTCAATGGTTCAAGCTTGTTAACAGTACAAGGCAAATCATTATGTGA
- the LOC120270853 gene encoding uncharacterized protein LOC120270853, with translation MASSKPTNLYFVFIHVTLSLFLFMHGVHCDLTSILNSFLSSKNQEGITCEFLDIFECAFAVSSSGNRCVLEKKLLEYTNIDDKLYCTTSNVKTDKVKDHIETDKCMTACGLDRNTIGISSDSFSELNVIRKLCSVPCYHGCPNIIDLYFNLAIGEGLFLPWVCKMSQISTLEAGEYGPAPSPSIGYGQSSIF, from the exons ATGGCTTCCTCTAAACCCACAAATCTCTACTTCGTTTTCATCCACGtaactctttctcttttccttttcatgCATGGTGTGCATTGTGACCTAACTTCAATCCTAAACTCATTCTTATCCTCCAAAAATCAAGAAGGTATTACATGTGAGTTTTTAGACATTTTTGAGTGTGCTTTTGCAGTCTCATCTTCCGGCAATCGATGTGTTCTCGAGAAAAAACTTCTCGAGTACACTAACATCGACGATAAACTCTATTGCACCACGTCGAATGTCAAGACCGACAAAGTGAAAGATCATATCGAGACGGACAAGTGCATGACCGCTTGCGGGCTAGACCGGAATACGATCGGAATATCTTCGGACTCATTTTCAGAGCTCAATGTTATAAGGAAGTTATGTTCGGTCCCATGTTACCATGGTTGCCCTAATATAATTGATCTTTATTTCAATTTGGCAATCGGTGAAG gCTTATTCCTTCCTTGGGTGTGCAAAATGTCTCAAATTAGTACTTTAGAGGCAGGAGAATACGGTCCAGCGCCGTCGCCAAGTATAGGCTATGGGCAGTCATCAATATTTTGA